In Haliotis asinina isolate JCU_RB_2024 chromosome 16, JCU_Hal_asi_v2, whole genome shotgun sequence, the following are encoded in one genomic region:
- the LOC137268699 gene encoding uncharacterized protein → MAVRRMVYDDLYELCRDERKLMDWLEAFGLIGDFSGKCVKCESGSMGKRKDSSRSEGYVWRCSNKKCNQKIVARRDSWFFKSHLSISEIMKLTFYWVYQVRENFVKVQLRLGFDHTLVDWYNYCRDVCLFVMEEENEMIGGPGIEVEIDESKFGKRKFHRGRRVDGVWVFGGIEKESNRMFLEVVEKRDADTLLSVLRKWVRPGSVIHSDCWKAYSRLNEMGYEHVTVNHSKEFVNAENGACTNKIESTWRAVKASLPRYGTAKGLYDSYFVEYIVRKKYLRCSDDPFLTFLTFIRRVFDPQKPHEYFKIIETENKENDDEFNSSGDLFL, encoded by the coding sequence ATGGCTGTTAGGAGAATGGTGTATGATGATTTGTATGAGTTGTGTAGGGATGAGAGAAAGTTGATGGATTGGTTGGAAGCGTTTGGTTTGATTGGAGATTTTAGTGGGAAGTGTGTGAAGTGTGAAAGTGGGAGTATGGGAAAACGCAAGGATTCGAGTCGGAGTGAGGGTTATGTGTGGCGTTGTTCTAATAAGAAATGTAACCAGAAAATTGTAGCAAGGCGTGATTCTTGGTTTTTTAAGTCTCATTTGTCCATTAGTGAAATCATGAAATTGACATTTTATTGGGTTTATCAAGTGCGAGAGAATTTTGTTAAAGTTCAGTTGCGTTTGGGTTTTGATCACACTTTGGTTGATTGGTACAATTATTGCAgagatgtgtgtttgtttgtgatggAGGAGGAGAATGAGATGATAGGAGGGCCAGGGATTGAAGTGGAGATTGATGAGAGTAAGTTTGGGAAACGCAAGTTTCACCGAGGAAGGCGAGTGGatggtgtgtgggtgtttgggGGTATCGAGAAAGAAAGTAATAGGATGTTTTTGGAAGTTGTGGAGAAGCGTGATGCAGATACCCTTTTGAGTGTGCTTAGAAAGTGGGTGCGACCGGGATCAGTAATTCATTCCGATTGTTGGAAGGCGTATTCAAGACTGAATGAAATGGGTTATGAGCATGTGACGGTGAATCACAGTAAGGAGTTTGTGAATGCGGAGAATGGTGCGTGCACTAATAAAATTGAGAGTACATGGAGAGCGGTGAAAGCGTCCCTGCCCAGGTATGGAACAGCGAAAGGATTGTATGACAGCTATTTTGTAGAGTACATCGtgagaaagaaatatttacGTTGTTCTGATGATCCTTTTCTTACATTTCTTACGTTTATCCGCCGTGTGTTTGACCCCCAAAAACCccatgaatatttcaaaattattgaaactgaaaataaagaaaatgatgATGAATTTAATTCAAGCGGAGATTTGTTCTTGTAA
- the LOC137268153 gene encoding signal peptidase complex subunit 1-like — translation MDFVMSFVPESIKSLPVYMDFDGQRRAEKTFQIIIVLFGVVGFVWGYICQQFSQTMYILLAGFALSCLLTLPPWPMYRRKPLQWQKPRPKPDGDGSNTQQKSKKKNK, via the exons ATGGATTTTGTTATGAGCTTCGTCCCCGAGAGTATCAAGTCACTTCCAGTGTACATG GATTTTGATGGACAGCGTCGGGCAGAGAAAACATTCCAGATCATCATTGTACTGTTTGGG GTTGTTGGATTTGTGTGGGGTTACATCTGCCAGCAGTTCTCACAGACAATGTATATCCTTCTGGCTGGGTTTGCCCTGTCCTGCCTT CTCACCTTGCCTCCCTGGCCCATGTACCGCCGTAAGCCCCTCCAGTGGCAGAAACCCCGCCCCAAGCCTGATGGGGATGGTTCCAACACACAACAAAAATCAAAGAAGAAGAATAAATAG